AAAGAATCCTAGATTTTACCCAAACCATAATATTTTTAACAATTAGTAGCCTTCCAAAGGAATATTTTTCCGAAAGGCAACTTCCACATACAACAATAGAAAACTTAACACTCTTAAAGATAAAACATCTTATTGATGCACGGCTTTTCACAAAACTTGAAGGACTGGCCGTACTTGAACTTCCTGACATTTACGAAATTCTCGAATATATAAGAACATTTGTTATCACAAATGACAAAAAGCTTGATTCGACCGATGCAATTAAGCTTGCGACTAAGTTATACGAGCAAGGCATATCGTATTCAGGAATCCGGAAAGTGCTTCAAAAACTTCCGTCAGTGTGATATACTGCCATGATTTATCAATAAATTATATTTAAAACTAATGACACCGCTTCCAAAGAGAAGGATATCAACCAACAGAAAGGGCAGAAGAAGGGCTCATGACAAGCTTAAAAAGATAAACTTCGTATTGTGCCCAAAGTGTAATGCCCCTAAGTTACCTCATCAAAAGTGCCCACGCTGTGGATTCTACAAATAACGCCAACATAAGCATAAAACAACCGGAGCATATAGTTAGAAGAACCAGGGTTGCTCTTATAATTGTTTTATATACCATATTCTTTGAAGACATCAAAAAAGAAATTTCTGCTGCGGACATTAATTACAAAGAGATTCTTAGAACAGCAAATGTAGGTAAAATAAAGGAGAGCAGATTCAACGAGAGCTTAAAAGCAATAATAGAAGACTTACATAAGATCGATGAGATCATAAAAAATCATGCCCCTAAACGACCAATCGAAGAAATAGACAAAGTCGTGTTAAGCATCCT
This Candidatus Dojkabacteria bacterium DNA region includes the following protein-coding sequences:
- the rpmF gene encoding 50S ribosomal protein L32, producing MTPLPKRRISTNRKGRRRAHDKLKKINFVLCPKCNAPKLPHQKCPRCGFYK